TTTGGGTTTAAAAAAGGTTGGAGAATATGAGAGATAAGAAGGTGATGGCTTTTGCTATTGACTTTGTCATAACGATTGCTATTTACAATATCCCGTTTTACTTTATGGTGATGCAGCCTGTTTTGGCTGGTCAGAAACTTGATTCCCATCAGACGTTTGTGGATGCGTTCCTTGCGGCTCTGGTTGCCATGATTTATATGGTGGTTAGGGATTTGCCTAAGAAGGGTAGTATCGGGAAGCGTGCTATGGGGTTGCAACTGGTGGATGCCAGAACGAAGCTTCCTGCTAGTGTGCTTCAGCGAGTGTTGCGCAACGTTTTCTGGCTTTTGGGCTGGCCTGAGATGCTGGTCTATATCATCAAGGGAAAGCGTTTGGGCGATTACGTTTCTAGGACGGAAATCGTCGAGATGAAAGTGCCTTGTGATTTTTAGAACTGGGAATTGGGATTTCTTTTAGTTTGCTAACTGAACAGCGCGAGATAAGGCTACTTCGTAGCCTCTGCCGCTACGCCTCGGCAATGCCGGTGAGCTAGCTCCCCGGCGCTGCACTCGGCTTGCTGGCAGTCGAACTCACTTCGTGAGTTCTCCTGCATCTCGCTATCCTGAATACACGAAAAAAGAAGACCACCCTTTGGGTGGTCTTTCTTTTTCGTATCGGAATAGCGAGATTCGAACTCACGACCTCTTGCTCCCGAAGCAAGCGCTCTACCAGACTGAGCTATATTCCGTTTTGTGAGTCCAAATATAGATAGTGTATTGGACTTTTTAAAGGGGTATGGGGCAAAAAAGTTACTTTTTTGCTTTGGGTTTGCCTTTGGAATTGAGTTTGGGAGCGGGTTTTCCTAGTTTCATAATGCTGGATCCTGCGTTGTCGGGCTCTACTTTGTAGAGGGTGATGCGGTTGCTCCATTCGGTGCGGGCTTTGCGGTCGATGATGTGCTTGACGTTGCCGTATTCCGGGTTTCCGCCGCCGTGGATGACGCGGAGGACGGAGAGGCCTGCAATCAGGAGGTCGTCAATGCGGCGTTCTACTGCAGCTGCGGCTTCTTCGGAGGTGTATCCGTGAAGGTCGATTTCATCTTCGGGAACGGGAAGTTCCCAACTGGAGGGGCTGCGGCGCATTTTCTTGCCGCGGGGACCGCGGTTCTGGGGGCGGGCGGCGGCTTCTGCTTCTTCGGCCTGCTGGCGAGCCAGATCCTTGTCTTCCA
This sequence is a window from Fibrobacter sp. UWEL. Protein-coding genes within it:
- a CDS encoding RDD family protein, translated to MRDKKVMAFAIDFVITIAIYNIPFYFMVMQPVLAGQKLDSHQTFVDAFLAALVAMIYMVVRDLPKKGSIGKRAMGLQLVDARTKLPASVLQRVLRNVFWLLGWPEMLVYIIKGKRLGDYVSRTEIVEMKVPCDF
- a CDS encoding Smr/MutS family protein, encoding MEMNEDEKFQLEWIMNHRMEDKDLARQQAEEAEAAARPQNRGPRGKKMRRSPSSWELPVPEDEIDLHGYTSEEAAAAVERRIDDLLIAGLSVLRVIHGGGNPEYGNVKHIIDRKARTEWSNRITLYKVEPDNAGSSIMKLGKPAPKLNSKGKPKAKK